A DNA window from Ornithinimicrobium humiphilum contains the following coding sequences:
- a CDS encoding RNA polymerase-binding protein RbpA, which translates to MVGTNAIRGSRVGSGPMGESERGESAPRVIVSYWCANGHETRPSFAKDDEIEIPETWDCPRCGLPAGTDRDNPPEAPRIEPYKTHLAYVKERRSDDDGAALLAEALEALRARGYGGGSVQG; encoded by the coding sequence ATGGTAGGGACCAACGCCATCCGCGGCAGCCGCGTGGGCTCGGGTCCGATGGGGGAGTCCGAGCGGGGCGAGAGCGCCCCGCGCGTCATCGTCAGCTACTGGTGCGCCAACGGGCACGAGACCCGTCCCAGCTTCGCCAAGGACGACGAGATCGAGATCCCGGAGACCTGGGACTGCCCGCGCTGCGGGCTGCCGGCGGGCACCGACCGGGACAACCCGCCCGAGGCCCCGCGCATCGAGCCCTACAAGACCCACCTGGCCTACGTGAAGGAGAGGCGCAGCGACGACGACGGCGCCGCCCTCCTCGCGGAGGCGCTGGAGGCCCTGCGTGCCCGCGGCTACGGCGGCGGGTCGGTCCAGGGCTGA
- the secG gene encoding preprotein translocase subunit SecG translates to MDYVRWFLNALLVMTSCFLVLLILMHKGRGGGMSDMFGGGMSSSLGGSSVAERNLNRITIAVAVVWITVIVGLGLLVRFG, encoded by the coding sequence GTGGACTACGTGCGCTGGTTCCTGAACGCCCTGCTGGTGATGACCAGCTGCTTCCTCGTGCTGCTCATCCTCATGCACAAGGGCCGCGGCGGCGGCATGTCCGACATGTTCGGCGGCGGCATGAGCAGCAGCCTCGGAGGCTCCTCCGTGGCGGAGCGCAACCTCAACCGCATCACGATCGCCGTGGCCGTGGTGTGGATCACCGTCATCGTCGGCCTGGGCCTGCTCGTCCGCTTCGGCTGA